One genomic region from Actinocatenispora thailandica encodes:
- a CDS encoding toxin glutamine deamidase domain-containing protein, giving the protein MFDFHIPDDPNWQWAYDAILVTVGEQYPKGDPSELQALSQELQQFAADLESTAASTQTVGSQLDGVLRGPAAIAFGQFYPMIIQQIPQAAAKARAAADVANQANQQIDYGQTQIIVAAFTIVLEIASALASGFGASLVPGLIKVGQEIVEALLSQLQSRLAQLVARLAMEAAEEAVQEGAEAVAAQAIQMMKDNRHGFDFNDILQNMGAGAMIGGVAGGVHHVGGHYFPHFSHSTHGGGALGAIGETLGEFLYSAATGNLNQFNPWATASSSMFEHYASHGANNVGRGISGGPTPTAGPTGNDAPDPTGPRDLGPDSQVGPGGTGGHGSGGGPDSAGGEPIPGAGSTSGPGSAGGSGSTSASGGGPVSHGPGASSGPGSGGGSAPNGGPGTSSGPGSGGAPGESSGPGSGGGSGPNSGPGASSGPGSTGGPVPNSGPGASSGPGASSGPGASSGPGASSGPGANSGPGADSGPGARGGPPPSGPGGSSGPGSGGGPGGSSGPGASSGPGAGPGASGGPNSAGGSAPAPGSGNDPSITGPGPASGPNAAGPGPATGPGVPGPTTGPGPSGGPGQPAGGPAPQPIAAGPGPAPAPPAPVPPVQPPAATGGLPGFGPGDPVAPVSTPPQADPADSQPAPNPVVAPPVASAPTPVAPAAPGGTPIVAPPPVGNGEPAVPPVGAPTSPLPGSSDPAGTQPGDVDGPSTGVPAGGGPSTRSGPSSATPLANPVQSGQSVGSGPPPSATRESFGGPSDAAPPAVHQVSPGPGPQSMPVHGSPTPNQSSQPASGQPAASSPTPRSPAPGSGTTARTPTPAGATPTGLPGNQSPVPAEPPNTATPNNQPSLPPDTTVDSLTEGMANLSLDSPTPPTPSIPPTPPTSDAVDAVTDGIANLDLNAPTPPTSQDLDAVTQGMASLSLDSPTPPAPDAVDVVTDGIANLDLNAATPPGTSQAPPGGNHRPPGGSQSPARPGPGASNTPSSPPATDESSTTLAPHTDDDIEMSEAPPSDETSPGPSAQRPAPTAAQGPTSPAQQTPPVPQARPAPPAPEQAAAPQQGPPQQGPGQQGPPQQGPVPQGPGPQGPVPQGPAPQGPSQQPQPTPATQDSTPTAMPPPAPTAPPSALGTRFVDLSHQASPSPGVDASAQQQRDGALVQLLDHVSASPGPNLPMVVTNNPVGTVDHSGDLAIIRDTLFPDLARINPVKLGQQDNNCHLAVQHTDRLLDGQPAQPTPKATPQPLSGLEQAMGKTFGPPIDNLTDTIATLSTLPPGSRGILGWSFPPGTNGQSRVGHLVNVVRLPSGHLVFVDGQAGDLATLPGPSDNPRFHFMPTHVPTAATPPVARPRRPARARRRTPRRTPVPGRRTPRRAARTRRPTPTPTRDRRHRRRTRTRTRPHSQRHRSRTTAVPPAPAVRARHLEPHRLGGQHVAGTDLRRAVQFRGPTDLAALRQFRGRAGP; this is encoded by the coding sequence ATGTTCGACTTCCACATCCCCGACGATCCGAACTGGCAATGGGCGTACGACGCCATCCTGGTGACGGTGGGCGAGCAGTACCCCAAGGGTGACCCGTCCGAACTGCAGGCGCTGAGCCAGGAGTTGCAACAGTTCGCCGCCGACCTGGAAAGCACGGCGGCCAGCACGCAGACGGTCGGCAGCCAGCTCGACGGGGTGCTGCGCGGACCCGCCGCCATCGCCTTCGGCCAGTTCTACCCGATGATCATCCAGCAGATCCCGCAGGCCGCGGCGAAGGCACGGGCCGCGGCCGACGTCGCCAACCAGGCCAACCAGCAGATCGACTACGGGCAGACGCAGATCATCGTCGCCGCCTTCACCATCGTGCTGGAGATCGCGTCCGCGCTCGCCAGCGGGTTCGGCGCCTCCCTGGTACCGGGCCTGATCAAGGTCGGCCAGGAGATCGTCGAGGCGCTGCTCTCCCAGTTGCAGAGCCGCCTCGCCCAACTCGTCGCCCGGCTGGCGATGGAGGCCGCCGAGGAAGCCGTGCAGGAGGGCGCCGAGGCCGTGGCCGCCCAGGCCATCCAGATGATGAAGGACAACCGGCACGGCTTCGACTTCAACGACATCCTGCAGAACATGGGTGCCGGCGCGATGATCGGCGGCGTCGCCGGCGGCGTGCACCACGTCGGCGGCCACTACTTCCCGCACTTCTCGCACTCGACCCATGGCGGCGGCGCGCTCGGCGCGATCGGCGAGACGCTCGGCGAGTTCCTGTACTCGGCCGCGACCGGCAACCTCAACCAGTTCAACCCGTGGGCGACCGCGAGTTCGTCGATGTTCGAGCACTACGCCAGCCATGGCGCGAACAACGTCGGCCGGGGCATCTCCGGCGGGCCGACCCCGACTGCCGGCCCCACCGGCAACGACGCACCGGACCCGACCGGCCCCAGGGACCTCGGGCCCGATTCCCAGGTCGGCCCAGGGGGTACCGGTGGGCACGGCTCGGGCGGCGGCCCCGACAGCGCCGGCGGCGAGCCGATCCCCGGTGCCGGTTCCACCAGCGGCCCCGGTTCCGCCGGGGGTTCTGGTTCCACCAGCGCGTCCGGCGGCGGGCCGGTCTCCCATGGACCCGGGGCGAGCAGCGGTCCTGGTTCCGGTGGTGGTTCGGCCCCGAACGGCGGGCCCGGGACGAGTAGCGGGCCCGGTTCCGGCGGTGCGCCTGGGGAGAGCAGTGGGCCCGGTTCCGGCGGTGGTTCGGGCCCGAACAGTGGGCCTGGGGCCAGCAGCGGTCCCGGTTCCACTGGTGGGCCGGTCCCGAACAGTGGGCCTGGAGCGAGCAGCGGGCCCGGGGCTAGTAGCGGGCCTGGGGCCAGCAGCGGGCCCGGGGCCAGCAGCGGGCCCGGGGCCAACAGCGGACCCGGAGCCGACAGCGGGCCTGGTGCCAGGGGTGGGCCACCCCCCAGTGGGCCTGGGGGGAGCAGCGGGCCCGGTTCCGGCGGTGGGCCCGGGGGGAGCAGCGGACCCGGGGCGAGCAGCGGGCCGGGTGCCGGACCAGGCGCAAGCGGCGGCCCGAACTCGGCTGGGGGATCGGCTCCGGCGCCCGGATCGGGCAACGACCCGAGCATCACCGGTCCGGGGCCGGCCAGCGGGCCGAATGCTGCGGGGCCCGGGCCCGCCACGGGCCCGGGCGTACCCGGACCTACCACCGGGCCGGGCCCGAGCGGGGGTCCCGGGCAGCCCGCCGGCGGCCCTGCGCCCCAGCCGATCGCGGCCGGACCGGGCCCGGCGCCGGCGCCACCCGCACCGGTACCACCGGTGCAGCCGCCGGCTGCCACGGGAGGGTTGCCCGGCTTCGGTCCGGGCGATCCGGTCGCACCGGTGTCGACGCCACCACAGGCCGACCCGGCGGATTCGCAACCCGCACCGAACCCGGTGGTGGCGCCCCCAGTGGCGAGCGCCCCCACGCCGGTCGCTCCCGCCGCGCCGGGCGGCACACCGATCGTGGCACCACCTCCGGTCGGCAACGGGGAGCCCGCCGTTCCACCGGTAGGCGCGCCCACCAGCCCGCTGCCCGGTTCCAGCGATCCGGCCGGAACGCAGCCCGGCGACGTCGACGGGCCGTCCACCGGCGTGCCCGCGGGCGGCGGGCCGTCGACCAGGTCCGGCCCGAGCTCGGCCACGCCACTCGCCAACCCGGTGCAGAGCGGTCAGTCCGTCGGTTCGGGTCCGCCGCCGTCCGCGACCCGGGAGAGCTTCGGCGGCCCGAGCGATGCCGCACCACCGGCCGTCCACCAGGTGAGCCCCGGACCGGGTCCGCAGAGCATGCCGGTGCACGGTTCCCCGACACCGAACCAGTCGAGCCAACCGGCATCCGGTCAGCCGGCCGCGAGTTCGCCGACACCGCGTTCGCCCGCACCGGGTTCGGGCACGACCGCCCGCACGCCGACTCCGGCGGGAGCGACCCCCACCGGGTTGCCGGGGAACCAGTCGCCGGTACCCGCCGAGCCACCGAACACCGCCACGCCCAACAACCAGCCGAGTCTCCCGCCGGATACCACCGTGGACTCGCTCACCGAGGGCATGGCGAACCTGAGCCTGGATTCGCCGACTCCACCGACTCCGTCCATTCCGCCGACTCCGCCGACTTCTGATGCGGTGGATGCCGTCACCGACGGGATCGCCAACCTCGACCTGAACGCTCCGACGCCACCGACCTCCCAGGACCTCGATGCCGTCACTCAGGGCATGGCGAGCCTGAGCCTGGATTCGCCGACTCCGCCGGCTCCTGATGCGGTGGACGTCGTCACCGACGGGATCGCCAACCTCGACCTGAACGCTGCTACACCGCCAGGTACCAGCCAGGCGCCGCCCGGTGGCAACCACCGCCCGCCCGGCGGAAGCCAGAGCCCGGCCCGGCCCGGCCCCGGTGCGAGCAACACCCCGAGCTCGCCGCCCGCAACGGATGAGTCCAGCACCACGCTCGCGCCGCATACCGACGACGACATCGAGATGTCGGAGGCGCCACCGAGCGACGAGACATCGCCCGGGCCGTCGGCGCAGCGACCGGCCCCGACCGCCGCGCAGGGCCCGACGTCTCCGGCGCAGCAGACTCCACCGGTACCGCAGGCGCGGCCGGCGCCGCCCGCACCGGAACAGGCCGCTGCCCCGCAGCAGGGCCCGCCGCAGCAGGGCCCCGGACAGCAGGGCCCGCCGCAGCAGGGCCCCGTACCGCAGGGCCCCGGACCGCAGGGCCCCGTACCGCAGGGCCCCGCACCGCAGGGGCCATCGCAACAGCCGCAACCAACGCCGGCCACGCAGGACTCGACGCCGACGGCGATGCCGCCGCCGGCACCGACCGCGCCACCGAGCGCGCTCGGAACCCGGTTCGTCGACCTGTCCCATCAGGCGAGCCCGTCGCCCGGTGTCGACGCGAGCGCGCAGCAGCAGCGTGACGGGGCCCTCGTCCAACTGCTCGACCACGTTTCCGCCTCGCCGGGGCCGAACCTGCCGATGGTGGTGACGAACAATCCGGTCGGCACCGTCGACCACAGCGGTGACCTGGCCATCATCCGCGACACGCTGTTCCCGGACCTGGCCCGGATCAACCCGGTCAAGCTCGGTCAGCAGGACAACAACTGTCACCTGGCCGTGCAGCACACCGATCGGTTGCTGGACGGCCAGCCCGCCCAACCCACTCCGAAGGCGACGCCGCAGCCGCTGTCCGGACTGGAGCAGGCGATGGGCAAGACGTTCGGCCCACCGATCGACAACCTCACCGACACGATCGCCACGCTGAGCACGCTGCCGCCCGGCTCTCGCGGCATTCTCGGCTGGTCCTTCCCTCCCGGCACCAACGGTCAGTCGCGCGTCGGTCACCTCGTCAACGTGGTTCGCCTGCCCAGCGGTCATCTGGTGTTCGTGGACGGGCAGGCCGGCGATCTGGCTACGCTGCCCGGTCCGTCCGACAACCCGCGCTTCCACTTCATGCCCACGCACGTCCCGACCGCGGCCACGCCCCCGGTGGCTCGACCACGACGCCCGGCCCGGGCACGGCGTCGAACTCCACGCCGAACCCCGGTACCGGGTCGGCGCACTCCCCGACGGGCGGCTCGAACTCGACGCCCCACCCCGACGCCAACGCGGGACCGGCGACACCGACGCCGAACCCGAACCCGAACCCGGCCCCACAGCCAGCGTCACCGCTCCCGAACGACGGCAGTACCGCCGGCCCCGGCGGTCCGAGCACGACACCTCGAACCCCACCGCCTCGGAGGGCAACACGTCGCCGGCACCGACCTTCGGCGCGCCGTCCAGTTCCGTGGCCCCACCGACCTCGCAGCACTCCGACAGTTCCGAGGACGAGCAGGGCCCTGA
- a CDS encoding WXG100 family type VII secretion target — translation MSENPSGSLWVNPEGVTKVGNAYQQQIALYETHLHRLESLRERYRSAWGDDSMGKQFQEQFDPLIDTLKGMITGVIGTLEFTAKGLRTAGESYRRADEDAATGSRKLNAEFSRALVPSDPPASIEGSEAEKVRLADRVELTPLRKTESVPASWRAAEPPHALEARRAELRSREHVVRREQGETIEGTVHPLEPTVSFRRDRESLLPLRATRSTVFVRNTRAPEGESVLGREPSRLRYGVRIPERPVLALRPGVLLSREAPHSELPERVAFRPAELDVVRSRSIEGEPTQAETFRRLVEPIPGEPRD, via the coding sequence ATGAGTGAGAATCCATCCGGCTCGCTGTGGGTGAATCCCGAAGGCGTGACCAAGGTCGGCAATGCCTACCAACAACAGATCGCGCTGTACGAGACCCATCTTCACCGGTTGGAGAGCCTGCGCGAACGGTACCGGTCGGCATGGGGCGACGACTCGATGGGAAAGCAGTTCCAGGAGCAGTTCGACCCTCTGATCGACACGCTCAAAGGCATGATCACCGGCGTCATCGGCACCCTGGAGTTCACCGCGAAGGGACTGCGCACCGCCGGGGAGTCGTACCGTCGGGCCGACGAGGACGCCGCCACTGGAAGCAGGAAGCTGAACGCGGAGTTCAGCCGGGCACTGGTCCCGAGCGACCCGCCGGCATCGATCGAGGGCAGCGAGGCGGAGAAGGTGCGGCTCGCCGACCGGGTCGAGCTGACGCCGCTGCGGAAGACCGAGAGCGTGCCCGCCTCGTGGCGTGCCGCCGAGCCGCCGCACGCGCTGGAGGCCCGGCGGGCGGAGCTGCGATCCCGCGAGCACGTGGTGCGTAGGGAGCAGGGCGAGACGATCGAGGGCACCGTCCACCCTCTCGAACCGACGGTGTCGTTCCGGCGTGACCGGGAGTCCCTCCTGCCGCTCCGGGCAACGAGGTCGACCGTCTTCGTGCGGAACACCCGCGCCCCGGAAGGGGAGAGCGTGCTCGGCCGTGAACCCAGCCGGCTGCGATACGGCGTGCGCATTCCGGAGCGCCCGGTCCTGGCGCTCCGCCCCGGCGTCCTGCTCTCCCGGGAGGCACCGCACTCCGAACTGCCCGAGCGGGTCGCGTTCCGGCCCGCCGAACTCGACGTCGTCAGGTCCCGCAGCATCGAGGGCGAGCCGACGCAGGCGGAGACGTTCCGCCGGCTCGTCGAGCCGATCCCGGGCGAGCCGCGAGACTGA
- a CDS encoding WXG100 family type VII secretion target, giving the protein MTMPTVNTVEEGMRSAANTFAQTADEFNSHLQSVNNQMATLQASWTGQASGQFNQAMDNWENSFKNVINQLLRMLEVMGATTKGYHQAEDTASNTAKNFMDALPPLPGV; this is encoded by the coding sequence ATGACGATGCCAACGGTCAATACCGTTGAAGAGGGCATGCGATCGGCTGCCAACACGTTCGCGCAAACGGCCGACGAATTCAATAGCCACCTGCAAAGCGTCAACAACCAGATGGCGACGTTGCAGGCGAGCTGGACCGGCCAGGCCTCGGGTCAGTTCAACCAGGCGATGGACAACTGGGAGAACTCGTTCAAGAACGTGATCAACCAGTTGCTTCGCATGCTGGAGGTCATGGGCGCCACCACGAAGGGTTACCACCAGGCCGAGGACACCGCGAGCAACACCGCGAAGAACTTCATGGACGCGCTTCCTCCGCTGCCCGGAGTCTGA
- a CDS encoding YbaB/EbfC family nucleoid-associated protein translates to MQLDDHVAKLFAEYEHERSSLGELQERMRALSASATSPRREVTVTVGQSGVLTDLQFPTGAYKRMPPAELSAVILRTFLEAKDSVLAKAAEILAPIVPAGIDPAKLARGEAGVDMFLPEEGPRMTSEVRSMLGLTPDQP, encoded by the coding sequence GTGCAGCTCGACGATCATGTGGCGAAACTGTTCGCCGAATACGAGCACGAGCGCAGCAGCCTCGGTGAACTCCAGGAGCGCATGCGTGCCCTCAGCGCCTCGGCGACGTCCCCGCGGCGCGAGGTGACGGTCACCGTCGGCCAAAGCGGCGTGTTGACCGATCTGCAGTTTCCCACCGGCGCCTACAAGCGAATGCCGCCCGCGGAGCTGAGCGCCGTCATCCTGCGTACCTTCCTCGAAGCCAAGGACAGCGTGCTGGCCAAGGCGGCGGAGATTCTGGCGCCGATCGTGCCGGCCGGCATCGACCCGGCCAAGCTGGCGCGCGGCGAAGCCGGCGTCGACATGTTCCTTCCCGAAGAGGGCCCGAGGATGACCAGCGAGGTGCGTTCGATGCTCGGCCTCACGCCGGATCAACCATGA